Within the Streptomyces sp. NBC_00353 genome, the region GCCGTCGAACCGGACCTTCGGCTGGTAGTGGAGCTCGACCTCGCCGGCGTCCAGCGCGCGCCGCAGGTCCCCGAGGAGTCCGAGCCGGTCCGGGGTGTTGCTGTCCCGCTTCGACTCGTACACCTCGACACCCGTACGGTCCCGCTTGGCCTGGTACATCGCCACGTCCGCCCGTCTGAGCAGCCCTTCGGCGTCCAGCGCGTGGTCGGGGTAGACGGCGACTCCGGCGCTGGCCTCCAGCACCAGGGTGAGGCCGTCGAGGTCCAGTGGTGAGGAGAGCTCGGCGACCAGATGGCGGGCGACGCGCTGGGCACTGGTGGTGGAGTCCGCGGTCGGCAGCAGTACGGCGAACTCGTCGCCGCCGAGCCGCGCGGCCTCCGCTCCGCGCGGCAGGGCGAGCCGGAGCCGCTCCGCGATCTGCAGCAGCAGCCGGTCCCCCGCGAGATGGCCGAGGGTGTCGTTGACCGCACGGAACCGGTCGAGGTCGATCAGGACGAGCGCGGATCTGGCGCCGATGTTCTCGGCGTCCTCCAGCGCTGTCCATGTGCGCTCCAGCAGCCACTGCCGGTTGGGCAGTCCGGTCAGCGGGTCCCGCAGCTGCTCCTCGGCCCGGGCCCGGGCGATCCAGAGGGTGGAGTCCAGGGCGATCAGCGGAACGGCGAACAGCGGCAGCAGTACGGGTGTGGCGATCGCGACGACGCAGATCAGCGGGGCGAGCCCGAGGAGCGCGACCGCGACGAGCCCCTGGCGCAGCAGGGCGGTGCGGGCGATGGTCGGCAGCCCGCCGCCCTGGGGTGCCCGTGCGTACCAGAGGAGGATCCTGGTGACGACGAGATAGGTGGAGGCGGCCAGAATGACTTCCGGGACGGCGTCGATGCCCCAGTCGAGTGGCTGCCAGGGCGACTCGACGGACTGCAGGTCGCCGAACGCGGCGAGGACCAGGGCCGCCGCACCTATCCCCAGGATGTCCACCGCACCATGCAGCAGCCCCTGCCACCAGCGGTGTCTGCGCGCCACTCCGACGAGCACGACGACGACCAGGCTGACCAGGCCGGCGGGCACCCAGCCGTAGAGCAGCAGCACGGCGAGGGTGAGGGCGGCGCCGGATCCGGTACCGCCCCACCAGCGGTCCCGCCCGAGCGCGACGAGATGGCCGACGATGATCCCGGTGAGGACGGCGAGCGCCCAGCCTGCCGCACCGTTCGGGAAGAGTGCGTGCCCGGCGCTCACGGTCCGGTAGAAGCCGGTCGCCAGCTGAACAGCGGCGATCAGTACAACGGCGGCACCCACTTTGGGCATGAGGCCGAGGAAACCTTGCAGCCGTGACACCGGTGCGGCGCTCTCGGTCGGTTTCATTCCGTCCCTCTCACAGCCGGCGGTGCCGATGTCACCTGCTCGTCCCGCTCCCATGCCACCACGAACCCATGACCGTCACGCAGCCGGGATCACCGTCACGCATCCGGGCACGGCGGGCGCACGTCTCAACAGTAGGCCGCGGAACGCCCGTACGGGCAGCGCTCTACAGCTCTTGCCCGAATGCGAACTGACCATCACTCAGCATCTGATATGCGCCGAACGGGTGAACCGGGCGAACCGGTCGTGCCCTTCGCCCGTCCGGGCCCAACGCGGCTCGGCTACTCCTCGACCGGTCCGGCAACCGGTACGGCCGCCTCGCGTGCCGCGTCAGGCCCCTGTTCGAGCAGTACCGCGAAGCCCGCCCCGTCCAGAACCGGAACCTTCAGTTGCATCGCCTTGTCGTACTTCGAGCCCGGATTGTCGCCGACCACCACGAACGAGGTCTTCTTCGAAACGGATCCGGTCACCTTTGCCCCACGGCTCTGCAGGGCCTCTTTCGCGCCATCCCTGGTGTGGTCGGCCAGCGTGCCCGTGACGACGACGGTGAGCCCTTCGAGCGGACGCGGCGCCTCGTCCTCACCCGCGCTCTCGTCGGCCATCCGGACCCCGGCCTCCCGCCACTTGCGCACGATCTCCCGGTGCCAGTCCTCCGCGAACCACTGGGTGACCGAGGCGGCGATGATGGGTCCGACACCGTCCGCTGCGGCCAGCTCCTCCTCGGTCGCCGCCTCGATGCGGTCCATCGAACGGAACTGACGTGCCAGCTCCTCGGCCGCGACCGGACCGACATGACGGATCGAGAGCCCGGTGAGGATCCGGGCCAGCGGCGCCTGTTTGGCGGCGGTGATCGCTTCGAGCATCGCCACGGCGTTCTTCTTCGGTTCGCCGTGCTGGTTGGCGAAGACCAGGGCGGTCTTCGCCTCGCCGGTCTTCGGATCGTGCTTGGGCAGTCCGCTGTCCATGTCCAGGACGTAGGCCCGGATCGGCAGCAGCTGCTCGATCGTCAGCCCGAAGAGGTCGCTCTCGTCGCGCAGGGGCGGCTCGGTGGGCTCCAGCGGCTTGGTCAGGGCGGCCGCCGCGACATAGCCGAAGTGGTCGATGTCCAGGCACTTGCGGCCCGCGAGATAGCCGACGCGTTCGCGCAACTGCGCGGGGCAGAAGCGCGCGTTGGGACAGCGGACGTCGATGTCGGCCTCCTTCATGGGCCGCAGCTCCGTCCCGCACTCGGGGCAGTGGGTCGGCATCACGAACGCCCGCTCGGTGCCGTCCCGCAGATCGACGACCGGGCCGAGGATCTCCGGGATCACATCGCCCGCCTTGCGGATCACCACCGTGTCCCCGATGAGGACGCCCTTCTCCTTCACCACGTTCTGGTTGTGCAGGGTGGCGAACTCGACCTCGGAGCCCGCCACCTCGACGGGTTCGACCTGTGCGTACGGCGTGACCCGGCCGGTGCGTCCGACACCGACCCGGATGTTCACCAGCTTGGTGTTCACCTCTTCCGGCGGGTACTTCCAGGCGATCGCCCAGCGCGGGGCGCGCGAGGTGGAGCCCAGCCGGCCCTGGAGCGCGATCTCGTCGAGCTTGACGACGACGCCGTCGATCTCGTGCTCCACGGAGTGCCGGTTCTCGCCGAAGTGCGCGATGAACTCCCTGACGCCGTCGAGGGAGTCGACGACCTTGTTGTACTTCGCGGTGGGCAGTCCCCATTCGTGCAGCAGCTCGTAGGCATGCGAGAGCCGGTCGATCTCGAGGCCCTCGCGGGCGCCGATGCCGTGCACCACCATGTGCAGCGGGCGTCCGGCAGTGACCTTCGGGTCCTTCTGGCGCAGGGAACCCGCCGCCGCGTTGCGCGGGTTGGCGAACGGTTTGTCGTCGGCCGCCACCAGCCGGGCGTTGAGCTCCTCGAACGCCTCCATCGGGAAGAAGACCTCGCCGCGGATCTCGACCAGCGCCGGGATCCGGTCGCCCTTCAGCCGGTGCGGGATCTCGGCGATGGTGCGGACATTGGGGGTGATGTCCTCGCCGGTGCGGCCGTCGCCGCGGGTCGCGGCGCGGGTCAGCAGCCCCTGCTCGTACGTGAGGTTGACCGCGAGGCCGTCCACCTTGAGCTCGCACAGGAAGTGGTAGGTGCTGGTGCCGACGTCCTTGGCGACGCGCTCGGCCCAGACCGCCAGCCCCTCGTCGTCGAAGGCGTTGTCCAGGGAGAGCATCCGCTCGCGGTGCTCGACCGAGGTGAACTCCGTCCGGTACGGCCCCGCGACCTTCTGGGTCGGCGATTCGGGCGTACGCAACTGCGGGTACTCGTCCTCCAGGTCCTGCAGCGAGCGCATCAGCCGGTCGAACTCGGCGTCGCTGACGACCGGCTGGTCGTTCACGTAGTACCGGAAGCGGTGCTCCTCGATCTGCTCCGCAAGGAGCGCATGCTGCTGATGCGCCTCCGCGGGCACTTCCGATTTCTGTCCGCCGGCCATCGTCTCGTCCTCCCGTTACCCGATACCCGCTTACTCAGGGTTGTCTGCGAGCGATCTCGCGGCCCGGGCGCAGTGGGCGAGCGCGGCGCGCGCGTACGCGGGCGACGCACCTGCGAGCCCGCACGACGGGGTGATCACCAGCGACTCGGCGAGAGTCCCCGGATTCAGCCCCAGCCTGCGCCACAGCGTCCTGACACCCATGACGCTACCGCCCGGGTCCGACAATGCGCCCGAGGCCGGGTCGGTGCCGGGCACCACCCCGAGGAAGAGCTGCGTACCGCCTTCGACCGCTTCCCCGATCGCCTCCTCCTCACGCTCGGTGAGCAGTGAGAAGTCGAACGAGATGCCGTCGGCACCGGCCCGGCGCAGCAGCGCGAACGGCACGTCGGGCGCGCAGGTGTGCACGAGCGTCGCGTCTTCCCCGTTCGCCGCCAGGACATCGCGGAGCGTGCCCTCCACCACCTGCCGGTCCACGGCCCGGTAGGTGCGGTAGCCGCTCGCCGTCCTGATGTGCCCGCGCAGTGCGCCGGTCAGGGACGGTTCGTCGAGCTGGAGGATCACCCGGGCGCCGGGCATCCTGCGCCGTACCTCCGCGAGGTGACCCAGCAGCCCCTCGGCCAGGGAGGCCGCCAGATCGCGGCAGGCACCCGGGTCGCCGAGCACGGCCTCGCCGCCCCGCCGTTCCAGCGCGGCGGCAAGCGTCCAGGGACCTACGGCCTGGACCTTGAGCGGGCCCTGGTACCCCTGGGTGAACTCCTCCAGGGCGTCGAGGTCCTCACCCAGCCAGGAGCGGGCCCGCCGGGTGTCGCGGCCCGGTCGGTCACTGATGCGCCAGCCGCTGGGCTCGACATGGCCGTACATGTCGACGAGCAGTCCGATGGTCCGCCCGATCATGTCGGCGCCGGGCCCGCGTGCGGGCAGCTCCGGCAGATACGGCAGTCCCTCACCGTCCGCCAAGGACCCGGTGACGGTCTTCGCCGCCTCCCGCGCGTCTCCCCCGGGCATGGATCCGATCCCGGTCGCGCGGCACCCGCTGAACTTGCTTTTCTCGGTCACGCAGGAAGCCTACGGTCCGGGCCGCCGGCGCCGTCGCGGGCCCGGCCGGCCCGGCGGCCGACACTCGCGGGCCGGGGCCGGGCTCCACTCGGCGTCGGGGGACCCGGCCGCTGCGGACCCGGCGTCCGGGGCCTCAGTGCCCGGGGCGGACCGTGAGGTCGTTGACCTCGGCGTCGCGAGGCAGGTCGATCGCCATCAGGATCGTGGTCGCCACGGACTCCGGGTCGATGAACCGGGAGGCGTCGTACTCCTTCCCCTCCTGCTGGTGCACCTTGGCCTGCATGGGGCTGGCAGTACGTCCGGGGTAGACGGAGCTCACCCGGACACCGTTTCCGTGCTCCTCCTCGCGCAGCGAGTCGGCGAGCGCCTTCAGGCCGTGCTTGCTCGCGGCGTACGCGCTCCACTCGGCGTGTGCGCTGAGCCCGGCGCCGGAGTTCACGAAGACGACATGGCCCTGGGCCACGCGCAGTTGCGGCAGGAAGAGCCGGGTCAGCTCGGCAGGGGCGACCAGGTTGGTGTTGAGCTGGTAGTGCCATGCCTTGGGCGTGAGCTCCCCGACCTGGCCCAGCTCCACGACGCCCGCGACGTGCAGCAGCGAGTCGATCCGCTCCGGGAGCGACTGCTGTGCGAACGCCCAGGAGAGCCGGTCCGGGTTGCCGAGGTCGCCGACGAGCGTGCGGGCTCCGGGGTGGAGCGCGGCCAGTTCCTTGGCGCGGCCCGCGTCACGGGCCAGCAGCACGAGTTCGTCACCGCGCTCCAGGAGACGGCGGGCGACAGCTGCTCCGATGCCGGAACCGGCGCCGGTGATGAGGTGAGTGGACATGCGCCCATGGTCGCATCCGGCCGCGTGGCTACTGAATGCCGGACCACTCCTCCAGGTAGGCCAGCGCGCCGACCCCGTCCTTCGCGAAGAACACCAGGTCGGTGAGGGGAAGGGGCAGGAAGCCCTCGTCCTCCATGCGCTGGAACTGCAGACGCAGACCGTCGTAGAAACCCGCCGTGTTCAGCAGGACGACCGGCTTGTCGTGCTTGCCGTGCTTCTTCAGCTCCAGGATCTCGGTGGCCTCGTCGAGCGTCCCCATACCGCCCACCATGATCACGACGGCGTCGGCCTTCTCCAGGAGCAGCGCCTTGCGCTCGGCGAGATCGCGTGCGATCACCATCTCGTCGGCATCGGTCCGGGCCTGCGCGGCCATGAAGTCCACCGACACCCCGACGAGCCGCCCGCCCGACTCCTGCACCCCGTCGGCGACGACCTTCATCAGCCCGCTCTCCGACCCGCCCCAGACCAGCGTGTGCCCGCCGCGGCCCAGCAGCTCGGCGAACTCGCGGGCGGGCCGGGTGTAGCGGTCGTCGAGGTCGGCGGCGGAGAGAAAGACACAGATGTTCATACAGCAACGGTAAGTGCCCCCACTGACACTCCACGGGACGGGGGGGTTGGTCCGGGGAAGAATCCGGCGCACTGCACGGCTGAACAAGACATGACTTCCACCTCAGGACACGTGATCACCGTCGAGCCCGGCACCGAGCATGTCCGCGTGGTGCGTGACGGCCAGCTGCTCGCCGAGAGCCGCCGTCCGCTCGTACTGCGCGAGACGGGCTGTCCGGTCCGCTACTACCTGCCGCCCGAGGACGTCCGCACCGAGCTGCTCACGGCGTCGGACACCCACACCCACTGCCCGTTCAAGGGGGATGCCTCCTACTGGTCACTGCCGGACGCGGCCGATCTCGTCTGGGCCTATCCGGACCCCAAGCCCGAAGTCGCTGCGATCAAGGACCACTTCTGCTTCTACGACGCCGAGACGGTCTCCGGCTGACCGCCAGACACCTTGCTGGGCTGCGGAGTTGAGGAATCTCGAAAAACTTCGTCGCCGCAGCGATGAGTTCTGCGGTCCGCCGCAGTCCATCTGCACATGGACAGGACTCCTTCCCGTGACGGCACTTTGATCGCCCACCGGCGCAGAGGTGACGGGCCGCCCGTGATTCTGGTGGGCGGGGCGCTGAGCACCGCGGCGACCGAGACACCACTGGCTGAACTTCTGGCGTCGCGGTTCAGCGTCGTGACCTACGACCGGCGCGGCCGCGGCTCCAGCGGCGACGGTGTGCCGTACGCGGTCGAGCGCGAGGTCGAGGATCTGGCGGCGATGATCGATCGGGTCGGTGGCCGGGCCGCGGTGTTCGGGATGTCGTCCGGCGGCGCCCTGGCGCTGGAGGCGCAGGCCGCTGGGGTGCCCGTCGACCTGCTCGCGGTGTACGAACCGCCGTTCGCCCCGGACGCACCGAGCCGCCGGGCCAAGGCGCACTACGCGACCCGGCTGCACCGCCTGCTGTCCGCCGGGGACCGGGCAGGGGCACTCCAGCTTTTCCTGTCGCTGGCGGGGATGCCTGCCGACATGGTCGCCCGGATGCGGCACGCCCCTCTGTGGCGCGGCCTCGAATCACTGGCGCACACCCTGGCGTACGACGACGCGATCCTCGGCAATGGCGCGGTGCCCGCCGAGCGTCTCGGGTCCGTCACCGCGCGCACCATGGTGATCACGGGCGGATTCAGTCCCACCCCGATGCGCACCCTGACCCGCATCCTCGCGGACGCGATCCCGCGCGCCCGGCACCGCACGCTGACGGGCCAGACACATGACCTGGCGCCGCAGGTGGTCGCGCCGGTGCTGGCGGAGTTCTTCTCCAAGGACGTGTACGTCAGCCGGGCGTCGTGAGCCCCGCGGCCCACGACGCCTCGTTGCAGCCCGAGCCCGGCCCGCTTCGAATTCGAAGGAACGCCCCTAGCCCAGGCCGACCGCAGCCTCGGTGCGCCGCACCGTCGTCGCGATCGTCGCCGAGCCGACCACCCGCGTCCCGTCGTACAGCACGACCGCCTGGCCGGGGGCCACACCCCGTACCGGCTCGGTGAAGGTGACGTTCAGCGTGCCGTCCACGAGTTCGGCGGTCACCTCGGTCTCGCCGCCGTGGGCGCGGAGCTGCGCGGTGTACGTGCCGGGGCCGGCCGGGGCCGTGCCGCACCAGCGGGGCTTGATCGCCGTCAGCGCCGTGACGTCGAGGGCCTCCACCGGGCCGACCGTCACCGTGTTGTTCACCGGGGAGATGTCGAGGACGTAGCGCGGCTTGCCGTCGGCGGCGGGGTGGCCGATGCGCAGACCCTTGCGCTGACCGATGGTGAACCCGAAGGCGCCCTCGTGGGTACCGAGCCTGTTGCCGGACTCGTCGAGGATGTCACCCTCGGCCTTGCCGCCGAGACGGTCGGCCAGGAAGCCCTGGGTGTCGCCGTCGGCGATGAAGCAGATGTCATGGCTGTCGGGCTTCTTCGCCACGGCCAGGCCACGGGCCTCCGCCTCGGCGCGGATCTCGTCCTTGGTGGTGAGGGTGTCGCCGAGCGGGAACATCGCGTGGGCGAGCTGCCTCTCGTCCAGGACACCGAGGACGTACGACTGGTCCTTGGCCATGTCGGAGGCGCGGTGCAGCTCGCGGCTGCCGTCCTCGTTCAGCACGACGGTGGCGTAGTGGCCGGTGCAGACGGCGTCGAAGCCGAGAGCGAGCGCCTTGTCGAGCAGCGCCGCGAACTTGATCTTCTCGTTGCAGCGCAGACACGGGTTGGGCGTGCGGCCCGCCTCGTACTCCGCGATGAAGTCCTCCACGACGTCCTCGCGGAAGCGTTCCGCCAGGTCCCAGACGTAGAACGGGATGCCGATGACGTCCGCGGCGCGGCGGGCGTCGCGGGAGTCCTCGATGGTGCAACAGCCGCGCGCTCCGGTACGGAACGACTGCGGGTTCGCGGAGAGGGCGAGGTGCACACCGGTCACGTCGTGGCCCGCCTCGGCGGCGCGGGCCGCGGCGACGGCGGAGTCGACACCGCCCGACATGGCGGCGAGCACACGGAGGGGGCGCTGGGAAGTCTGAGTCATAGCTCCACCAGGGTACGGGGCGCCGGGAACCGAAAGCTCGCGGATATGCGTTGTCGATCTCATGGGGACCAAGAAGGCGGCAGGCGCCAGGCAGTCGGCGGGGGCCGAGGCGGAGCACGGCATCAGTCGGCGAGGGTTGCTGATCGGCGCTGCTGTCACGGCGGTGGGCACGGCGGCGCTGGCCCGGGAGAAGCTGGAGCACGCCTGGTGGCGGCTGCCCGGTGTGGAGAAGCCCCGCAAGCCCGGCGAGCTGGATTACGCGCGGGCGCAGTGGACGGCGGCGTCCCCGGCGAACTGGCGGCGGGCTGACCGCCCCGCCGACTACGCCATAGACCGGGTCGTCATCCATGTGACCCAGGGCAGCTTCCGCGGCGCGGTCAGGGTCTTCCAGGACCCCGCCCACGGTGCGGCGGCGCACTACGTGGTGCGCAAGGACGGTCATGTGACGCAGATGATCCGTGAGCTGGATGTGGCGTTCCACGCGGGGAACAAGTCGTACAACGAGCGCAGCGTCGGCATCGAGCACGAGGGGTTCGTGGACCGGCCGCAGGACTTCACGGCCGCGATGTACGAGGCGTCGGCGCGGCTGTCGGCGGCGATATGCGGGCGGTACGGGATACCGGTGGACCGGACGCACATCATCGGGCATGTGGAGGTGCCTGGCACGGACCACACCGATCCGGGTCCGCACTGGGGCTGGGACCGGTATATCGAGCTGGTGCGGGCAGCGGGCGCCCGGTGATCGCGGGGCCCGCCGCCCGGTTCAGCTGAGCCCCGCCGTCCGCGCGCGCTCGACCGCCGGGCCGATCGCCCGGGCGACGTCCTCGACGTCCTGCTTGGTCGAGGTGTGTCCGAGCGAGAACCGCAGCGTGCCGCGGGCCAGGTCCGGGTCGGTGCCGGTGGCCAGCAGTACGTGGCTGGGCTGGGCGATTCCCGCCGTGCAGGCGGAGCCGGTGGAGCATTCGATGCCCTGGGCGTCCAGCAGCAGGAGGAGGGAGTCTCCCTCGCAGCCGGGGAAGGTGAAGTGGGCGTTGGCCGGGAGCCGGCCGCCGGGGGCCGGATCGCCACCGAGGATGGCGTCGGGAACGGCCGCGAGCACGGCCGCGACCAGCTGGTCGCGGAGCCCGCCGATCTCCCGGGAGAACTCCTCCCGGCCGTCGGCGGCGAGCCGGCCTGCCACCGCGAAGGCGGCGATGGCGGGCACGTCGAGGGTCCCTGAGCGCACATGCCGCTCCTGGCCGCCGCCGTGCAGCACGGGTACGGGGGTGTGGGCGCGGCCGAGCAGCAGCGCGCCGATGCCGAACGGGCCGCCGATCTTGTGCGCGCTGACGGTCATGGCGGCCAGTCCCGACCGGGCGAAGTCGACTTCCAACTGACCGAAGGCCTGCACCGCGTCCGAGTGCATCGGCACATCGAACTCACCGGCCACGGCAGCCAGTTCACGTACCGGCATGATGGTGCCGATCTCGTTGTTGGCCCACATCACGGTGACCATCGCGACATCGTCGGGGTTGCGCGCGATCGCCTCGCGCAGCGCGTCCGGGTGGACGCGGCCGTAGGCGTCGACGGGGAGGTATTCGACGGTCGCACCCTCGTGTTCGGCGAGCCAGTCGACGGCGTCCAGCACGGCGTGGTGCTCGACGGGACCGGCGAGTACGCGGGTGCGCCGGGGGTCGGCGTCGCGGCGGGCCCAGTAGAGGCCCTTCACGGCGAGGTTGTCGGCCTCGGTACCGCCGGAGGTGAAGACCACCTCGCTGGGGCGTGCGCCGAGGGCGTCGGCGAGGGTCTCTCTCGCCTCCTCGACGGTACGGCGGGCCCGGCGCCCGGAGGCGTGCAGTGAGGACGCGTTACCGGTGACGGCGAGCTGGGCGGTCATCGCCGCGATCGCCTCCGGAAGCATCGGCGTGGTCGCGGCGTGGTCGAGGTAAGCCATGGTGGGCTCGATTCTACGAGCCCGGGGCGGGGCGTATGCCGGGCGCATCGCAGTCCGTACCCGCGCACGGCGGACAGGTGTCGTGCCACCTGCCCGAACCGGAGCCCGAACCGGAGCCCGATCCGGCCGGGGCGGCGCCGCAGGACGCCGTCGGTCAGCTGCCGAAGCTCCAGGAGACGGTGCCGTTTCCGGTGACCAGGAAGGCCAGGACGACGAGGTCGGCGATGCCGAGGGCGAGTCCGAGGAGGGCGCGGCCGCGGCGGGCGGTGGAGCGGGCAAGGGCGATGACCGCCATCACGATGGCGATCGGGCCGAGCACGATGTTCATCACAAGGAGGCCGATCAGCCCGAGCACGAAAGAGGCGACGGCCAGACCGTCGGCGTCCCGGGTGCTCCTCCTGCGGCCGACGGGCCGCGTGGCGTCATCCCCGGCGGTGGCGGCTTCCGTGCCGATGCCGGCTCGGCGGGCGAATGCGGTGAGTGTCATGGTGCGGGCTCCTTCGTCTCTGTCATTGGCTCGAACGTCGGATCGGAACAGGCCGGATCAGTGTGACCGGCGGTGTGCGCCCAGCCGCTCACGGACCGCGAAGATCAGCAGCCAGCAGCCGATCGCGGCGGCGAGGGCGAGGGTCAGCGGGAGCGGAATCTGGACCACCGCCCCGAGGACGACCCCCAGCAGGAGCAGGGCGGCGACGAGGATGATCATGTTCGGCCTTTCCGCGAGTTCTCGGGGCACTCGGACACTCTGCGCGCTGTGCGCCTATTTGAGAGTACGAGTGTTCACTGACTTGTCAGTCTAGACCCGTCCACCCCTTCCGTGGTCCGGAGAACAGTTGTTTACTGAATGGCATGAGTCACACCGTCGGCATCCGCCAGACCCAGAAGCTGAAAACCCGTCAGGCACTGCTGGACGCCGCGCTCCAGTTGTTGGAGCACCAGAGCCTGAGCAGCCTGGGACTGCGCGAGGTGACGCGGGCGGTGGGCGTCGCGCCGACCGCCTTCTACCGGCACTTCGACGACACCGCCGCGCTCGGCGTGGCACTCGTCGAGGAAGCGCTCGGCAGCCTGCACGGGGTGATCGGCGCGATCCTCGCCGAGACGGGCGACAGCGAGGCCCGGCTGGACCGCAGCGTCGAGCTGATCACCCGTCACGTACGTGAGCAGCCGGCCCACTTCCGCTTCATCGCCCGTGAACAGCACGGCGGTGTCGGTCCGGTGCGCGAGGCGATAGCCGCCCAACTGCGGCGATTCGCCGAGGAGGTGGCCGAAGCGCTCGCAGCGGAGCCGGAGTCGCGGGGCTGGACCGGCGAGGACCTGCTGATGCTGGGCGGTCTCTACGTCGACCACATGGTGATCACGGCCTCCGCGATGCTGGATGCCGGCCCGGCCGGCGAGGCCCAGGTGGCCGAGGTCACCCGCCGGCGGCTGCGGCTCGTCACCCTCGGCAGACACCATTGGCTGGACGGCGCCG harbors:
- a CDS encoding putative bifunctional diguanylate cyclase/phosphodiesterase encodes the protein MKPTESAAPVSRLQGFLGLMPKVGAAVVLIAAVQLATGFYRTVSAGHALFPNGAAGWALAVLTGIIVGHLVALGRDRWWGGTGSGAALTLAVLLLYGWVPAGLVSLVVVVLVGVARRHRWWQGLLHGAVDILGIGAAALVLAAFGDLQSVESPWQPLDWGIDAVPEVILAASTYLVVTRILLWYARAPQGGGLPTIARTALLRQGLVAVALLGLAPLICVVAIATPVLLPLFAVPLIALDSTLWIARARAEEQLRDPLTGLPNRQWLLERTWTALEDAENIGARSALVLIDLDRFRAVNDTLGHLAGDRLLLQIAERLRLALPRGAEAARLGGDEFAVLLPTADSTTSAQRVARHLVAELSSPLDLDGLTLVLEASAGVAVYPDHALDAEGLLRRADVAMYQAKRDRTGVEVYESKRDSNTPDRLGLLGDLRRALDAGEVELHYQPKVRFDGQVAGLEALVRWVHPERGRVPPDEFIAIAESSGLMPHLTEYVLETALAQVARWRAQGLFVPVAVNVSPRDVHTPGFAGGVAARLARHGVPAGSLQLEITEHVLLEDPQRAADTLAGLTGHGVKMSLDDFGTGYSSLVHLRRLPVSELKIDRSFVARLAVDNEDAEIVRCTIDLAHSLGLLVVAEGVEDDETWERLRDLRCDAVQGWLVAAAMPPQETTAWLRARGEHGWRRPAELEAAAAAAAAAASGVTGVTAAVAELEQRQPGRAAQSRPATT
- the ligA gene encoding NAD-dependent DNA ligase LigA, translating into MAGGQKSEVPAEAHQQHALLAEQIEEHRFRYYVNDQPVVSDAEFDRLMRSLQDLEDEYPQLRTPESPTQKVAGPYRTEFTSVEHRERMLSLDNAFDDEGLAVWAERVAKDVGTSTYHFLCELKVDGLAVNLTYEQGLLTRAATRGDGRTGEDITPNVRTIAEIPHRLKGDRIPALVEIRGEVFFPMEAFEELNARLVAADDKPFANPRNAAAGSLRQKDPKVTAGRPLHMVVHGIGAREGLEIDRLSHAYELLHEWGLPTAKYNKVVDSLDGVREFIAHFGENRHSVEHEIDGVVVKLDEIALQGRLGSTSRAPRWAIAWKYPPEEVNTKLVNIRVGVGRTGRVTPYAQVEPVEVAGSEVEFATLHNQNVVKEKGVLIGDTVVIRKAGDVIPEILGPVVDLRDGTERAFVMPTHCPECGTELRPMKEADIDVRCPNARFCPAQLRERVGYLAGRKCLDIDHFGYVAAAALTKPLEPTEPPLRDESDLFGLTIEQLLPIRAYVLDMDSGLPKHDPKTGEAKTALVFANQHGEPKKNAVAMLEAITAAKQAPLARILTGLSIRHVGPVAAEELARQFRSMDRIEAATEEELAAADGVGPIIAASVTQWFAEDWHREIVRKWREAGVRMADESAGEDEAPRPLEGLTVVVTGTLADHTRDGAKEALQSRGAKVTGSVSKKTSFVVVGDNPGSKYDKAMQLKVPVLDGAGFAVLLEQGPDAAREAAVPVAGPVEE
- a CDS encoding methionine synthase — translated: MTEKSKFSGCRATGIGSMPGGDAREAAKTVTGSLADGEGLPYLPELPARGPGADMIGRTIGLLVDMYGHVEPSGWRISDRPGRDTRRARSWLGEDLDALEEFTQGYQGPLKVQAVGPWTLAAALERRGGEAVLGDPGACRDLAASLAEGLLGHLAEVRRRMPGARVILQLDEPSLTGALRGHIRTASGYRTYRAVDRQVVEGTLRDVLAANGEDATLVHTCAPDVPFALLRRAGADGISFDFSLLTEREEEAIGEAVEGGTQLFLGVVPGTDPASGALSDPGGSVMGVRTLWRRLGLNPGTLAESLVITPSCGLAGASPAYARAALAHCARAARSLADNPE
- a CDS encoding SDR family oxidoreductase yields the protein MSTHLITGAGSGIGAAVARRLLERGDELVLLARDAGRAKELAALHPGARTLVGDLGNPDRLSWAFAQQSLPERIDSLLHVAGVVELGQVGELTPKAWHYQLNTNLVAPAELTRLFLPQLRVAQGHVVFVNSGAGLSAHAEWSAYAASKHGLKALADSLREEEHGNGVRVSSVYPGRTASPMQAKVHQQEGKEYDASRFIDPESVATTILMAIDLPRDAEVNDLTVRPGH
- a CDS encoding TIGR00730 family Rossman fold protein — its product is MNICVFLSAADLDDRYTRPAREFAELLGRGGHTLVWGGSESGLMKVVADGVQESGGRLVGVSVDFMAAQARTDADEMVIARDLAERKALLLEKADAVVIMVGGMGTLDEATEILELKKHGKHDKPVVLLNTAGFYDGLRLQFQRMEDEGFLPLPLTDLVFFAKDGVGALAYLEEWSGIQ
- a CDS encoding DUF427 domain-containing protein, coding for MTSTSGHVITVEPGTEHVRVVRDGQLLAESRRPLVLRETGCPVRYYLPPEDVRTELLTASDTHTHCPFKGDASYWSLPDAADLVWAYPDPKPEVAAIKDHFCFYDAETVSG
- a CDS encoding alpha/beta fold hydrolase, with the protein product MDRTPSRDGTLIAHRRRGDGPPVILVGGALSTAATETPLAELLASRFSVVTYDRRGRGSSGDGVPYAVEREVEDLAAMIDRVGGRAAVFGMSSGGALALEAQAAGVPVDLLAVYEPPFAPDAPSRRAKAHYATRLHRLLSAGDRAGALQLFLSLAGMPADMVARMRHAPLWRGLESLAHTLAYDDAILGNGAVPAERLGSVTARTMVITGGFSPTPMRTLTRILADAIPRARHRTLTGQTHDLAPQVVAPVLAEFFSKDVYVSRAS
- the mnmA gene encoding tRNA 2-thiouridine(34) synthase MnmA, translated to MTQTSQRPLRVLAAMSGGVDSAVAAARAAEAGHDVTGVHLALSANPQSFRTGARGCCTIEDSRDARRAADVIGIPFYVWDLAERFREDVVEDFIAEYEAGRTPNPCLRCNEKIKFAALLDKALALGFDAVCTGHYATVVLNEDGSRELHRASDMAKDQSYVLGVLDERQLAHAMFPLGDTLTTKDEIRAEAEARGLAVAKKPDSHDICFIADGDTQGFLADRLGGKAEGDILDESGNRLGTHEGAFGFTIGQRKGLRIGHPAADGKPRYVLDISPVNNTVTVGPVEALDVTALTAIKPRWCGTAPAGPGTYTAQLRAHGGETEVTAELVDGTLNVTFTEPVRGVAPGQAVVLYDGTRVVGSATIATTVRRTEAAVGLG
- a CDS encoding N-acetylmuramoyl-L-alanine amidase; this translates as MGTKKAAGARQSAGAEAEHGISRRGLLIGAAVTAVGTAALAREKLEHAWWRLPGVEKPRKPGELDYARAQWTAASPANWRRADRPADYAIDRVVIHVTQGSFRGAVRVFQDPAHGAAAHYVVRKDGHVTQMIRELDVAFHAGNKSYNERSVGIEHEGFVDRPQDFTAAMYEASARLSAAICGRYGIPVDRTHIIGHVEVPGTDHTDPGPHWGWDRYIELVRAAGAR